In Natronococcus occultus SP4, the following proteins share a genomic window:
- a CDS encoding 3-hydroxyacyl-CoA dehydrogenase family protein gives MVRDQIDRIGVVGAGTMGSGIAQVAATSGYDVVLRDIDQEFVESGFETIEDSLGRLADRDALEDDPERIQERIEGTTEIDELADCDLVVEAALEEMDVKQEIFADLEDVCDEDVVLATNTSTLSITTIAAELDRPERVIGLHFMNPVPIMEGVEVVVGEKTTDAATELAHDVAEELGKTTWESDDKPGFVTNRILMPWINEGIRAYDEGVATKEDIDAGMELGTNVPMGPLTLADHIGLDICLHASETLHEELGDRYKPAYLLKRKVEAGDLGKKTGQGFYEYD, from the coding sequence ATGGTACGCGATCAGATCGATCGGATCGGCGTCGTCGGCGCAGGAACGATGGGCAGCGGGATCGCGCAGGTCGCCGCGACGTCCGGCTACGACGTCGTCCTCCGGGACATCGACCAGGAGTTCGTCGAAAGCGGCTTCGAGACGATCGAGGACAGCCTCGGACGGCTCGCGGACCGGGACGCCCTCGAGGACGATCCCGAGCGCATCCAGGAGCGAATCGAGGGGACGACCGAGATCGACGAGCTCGCCGACTGCGACCTCGTCGTCGAGGCCGCCCTCGAGGAGATGGACGTCAAACAGGAGATCTTCGCGGATCTCGAGGACGTCTGCGACGAGGACGTCGTGCTGGCGACGAACACGAGCACGCTCTCGATCACGACGATCGCCGCCGAGCTCGACCGTCCCGAGCGCGTGATCGGGCTGCACTTCATGAACCCGGTGCCGATCATGGAGGGCGTCGAGGTCGTCGTCGGCGAGAAGACGACCGACGCCGCGACCGAACTGGCTCACGACGTCGCCGAGGAGCTCGGAAAGACGACCTGGGAGTCCGACGACAAACCCGGGTTCGTCACCAACCGAATCCTGATGCCCTGGATCAACGAGGGCATCCGGGCCTACGACGAGGGCGTCGCGACGAAAGAGGACATCGACGCGGGGATGGAGCTGGGGACGAACGTTCCGATGGGGCCGCTGACGCTGGCCGACCACATCGGCCTCGACATCTGTCTCCACGCCTCCGAGACGCTTCACGAGGAGCTGGGCGACCGGTACAAACCGGCCTACCTGCTCAAGCGCAAGGTCGAGGCGGGCGACCTCGGGAAGAAGACGGGCCAGGGGTTCTACGAGTACGACTAA
- a CDS encoding phytoene/squalene synthase family protein produces the protein MTTGQPETNLGTDLEWCYEAVHGVSRTFSITIERLDEPMARHICLGYLLCRVADTIEDAGHIPPETQTELLNAYDRLLDPADSLEAEAFMAEVEPWIPDDPDADWEVVAETPRVLRTFEAIDEEPREIMRDPVRELVDGMAMFTDRYADEGGLRLQTLEELEEYCWYAAGTVGTLITGLVARSASPDRAEEMRKNARSFALLLQLVNIAKDVENDYHEENNVYLPAEWLAEEDVDVDAVTAADNQSGVTNVIQRVTGRAEQYLDDAHRYLEVVPERHGNRLSAWAIPYLLAVGTMRELQERPEDVVREGDVKISRAEVFAVIQQFEDGVSRAQLRELRKEMAEKPLHH, from the coding sequence ATGACAACGGGCCAGCCTGAAACAAACCTCGGTACCGACCTCGAGTGGTGTTACGAGGCGGTGCACGGGGTCTCGCGGACCTTCTCGATCACGATCGAGCGCCTCGACGAGCCGATGGCGAGACATATCTGCCTCGGCTATCTCCTCTGTCGCGTCGCCGACACCATCGAGGACGCGGGTCACATCCCTCCCGAGACCCAGACCGAACTGTTGAACGCGTACGATCGCCTGCTGGATCCGGCCGACTCCCTCGAAGCCGAGGCGTTCATGGCCGAGGTCGAGCCCTGGATCCCCGACGATCCCGACGCCGACTGGGAGGTCGTCGCCGAGACGCCCCGCGTGCTGCGTACCTTCGAGGCGATCGACGAGGAGCCCCGGGAGATCATGCGCGACCCGGTCCGGGAGCTCGTCGACGGGATGGCGATGTTCACGGACCGGTACGCCGACGAGGGTGGACTGCGCCTCCAGACCCTGGAGGAGCTCGAGGAGTACTGCTGGTACGCCGCCGGCACTGTCGGCACCCTCATCACGGGGCTGGTCGCCCGCAGCGCCTCGCCCGACCGGGCCGAGGAGATGCGCAAGAACGCCCGCTCTTTCGCCCTCCTCCTGCAGCTCGTTAACATCGCCAAGGACGTCGAGAACGATTATCACGAGGAGAATAACGTCTACCTCCCCGCGGAGTGGCTCGCCGAGGAAGACGTCGACGTCGACGCCGTCACCGCCGCGGACAACCAGAGTGGAGTTACCAACGTCATCCAGCGAGTGACCGGTCGCGCCGAGCAGTACCTCGACGACGCCCACCGCTATCTCGAGGTCGTTCCCGAGCGTCACGGCAACCGGCTCTCGGCGTGGGCGATTCCCTACCTGCTCGCGGTCGGGACGATGCGCGAGCTCCAGGAACGACCCGAGGACGTCGTCCGCGAGGGCGACGTGAAGATCTCGCGCGCGGAAGTGTTCGCGGTCATCCAGCAGTTCGAGGACGGCGTCTCCCGGGCCCAGCTCCGGGAGCTCCGCAAGGAGATGGCCGAGAAGCCGCTCCACCACTGA
- a CDS encoding class I fructose-bisphosphate aldolase, whose product MIPIDDSPIVRDGKSLILAMDHGLEHGPVDFEDVPEKLDPSTVFETATHDAVSAMAVQKGIAEGYYPSYEDDVNLLLKVNGTSNLWMGEYDSAVNCSVDYAAELGADAIGFTLYGGSNHEVEMAEEFRDVQEQAREHDLPVVMWSYPRGQGLKNDTKPDVISYATRLGLELGADIAKVKYPGSPEAMEHACKAAGDMNVVMSGGSKTSDYEFLSTVEAAINAGATGLAVGRNVWQREDPTQLLDALEKVIYEEETADAALEE is encoded by the coding sequence ATGATTCCGATCGACGACTCTCCGATCGTTCGCGACGGCAAGTCACTGATCCTCGCGATGGACCACGGGCTCGAGCACGGCCCGGTCGACTTCGAGGACGTCCCGGAGAAGCTCGACCCGTCGACGGTGTTCGAGACGGCGACCCACGACGCGGTCTCGGCGATGGCCGTCCAGAAGGGGATCGCGGAGGGGTACTACCCCAGCTACGAGGACGACGTCAACCTCCTGTTGAAGGTAAACGGAACCTCGAACCTCTGGATGGGCGAGTACGACTCGGCGGTGAACTGCTCGGTCGACTACGCAGCCGAACTCGGCGCCGACGCCATCGGCTTCACCCTCTACGGCGGCTCGAACCACGAGGTCGAGATGGCCGAGGAGTTCCGCGACGTTCAGGAGCAGGCCCGCGAACACGACCTGCCCGTCGTCATGTGGTCGTACCCGCGCGGTCAGGGACTCAAGAACGACACCAAGCCCGACGTCATCTCCTACGCGACCCGTCTGGGCCTCGAGCTGGGCGCCGACATCGCGAAGGTCAAATATCCCGGGAGCCCCGAGGCGATGGAACACGCCTGCAAGGCCGCCGGCGATATGAACGTCGTCATGAGCGGGGGCTCGAAGACCTCGGACTACGAGTTCCTCTCGACGGTCGAGGCCGCCATCAACGCCGGCGCGACGGGGCTGGCCGTCGGCCGTAACGTCTGGCAGCGCGAGGACCCCACCCAGCTTCTCGACGCCCTCGAGAAAGTCATCTACGAGGAGGAGACGGCCGACGCCGCCCTCGAGGAATGA
- a CDS encoding class 1 fructose-bisphosphatase → MSDTDDDHEQVVDEVIETIAGSANEIRRGLVGRREDADAENPSGETQAEADVWADDLLADRISSIDGVCQYASEERRETIDCGDDDGLSVGVDPLDGSSNLKSNNTMGTVFGIYDEPLPAPGTALVASGWILYGPITTMALARDGTVKKYELTSDDRTLVDDDVVLPEDPLVYGFGGRVPDWHADFEAFVREVESDDSLKLRYGGAMIGDVNQVLTYGGIFAYPALEDAPRGKLRLQFEGNPIAHLIETAGGSSSDGTRSILEVKPDELHDRVPLHVGNDELIDRLEDVLE, encoded by the coding sequence ATGAGTGACACAGACGACGACCACGAACAGGTCGTCGACGAGGTGATCGAGACGATCGCGGGGTCGGCAAACGAGATCAGGCGGGGCCTCGTCGGCCGACGCGAGGACGCCGACGCCGAGAACCCAAGCGGCGAGACCCAGGCCGAAGCCGACGTCTGGGCCGACGACCTGCTGGCCGATCGCATCTCGTCGATCGACGGCGTCTGCCAGTACGCGAGCGAGGAGCGTCGGGAGACGATCGACTGCGGCGACGACGACGGCCTCTCGGTCGGCGTCGACCCGCTCGACGGCTCCTCGAACCTCAAGTCGAACAACACGATGGGGACGGTGTTCGGAATTTACGACGAACCCCTTCCCGCGCCGGGAACTGCCCTCGTCGCCTCGGGCTGGATCCTCTACGGACCGATCACGACGATGGCGCTCGCCCGCGACGGCACCGTCAAGAAGTACGAGCTCACGAGCGACGATCGCACTCTCGTCGACGACGACGTCGTCCTCCCCGAGGACCCGCTCGTCTACGGCTTCGGCGGACGCGTCCCCGACTGGCACGCCGATTTCGAGGCGTTCGTCCGTGAGGTCGAATCCGACGACTCGCTGAAGCTCCGCTACGGCGGCGCGATGATCGGCGACGTCAACCAGGTGTTGACCTACGGCGGGATCTTCGCCTACCCCGCCCTCGAGGACGCCCCCCGCGGGAAGCTCCGGCTGCAGTTCGAGGGGAACCCGATCGCACACCTCATCGAAACCGCCGGCGGTAGCTCCTCGGACGGGACCCGGTCGATCCTCGAAGTCAAGCCGGACGAGCTCCACGACCGAGTGCCGCTCCACGTCGGCAACGACGAGCTGATCGACCGCCTCGAGGACGTCCTCGAGTAG